Within the Thermosynechococcaceae cyanobacterium Okahandja genome, the region AGTCAGGCCTCTAAACAGCCGCTACCGCTAAGCCACAGCGCTCGTTGGCGGGTACGGCTTCCATCATTTTTTGGGGGTTCGGCAGGTTCAGGTTGGCCATAAACTCAATAAACTGTTGGCGATCGCGCCCGACAAAGCGGGGATTAAACCGTTTCTCTTCCCCAATGGTCGAAACCGTATGGCCGCGATAGTCATGGCCGGGATACACTAGCGTGTCCTCGGGAAGGGTAAAGAGGCGCTGGGTTACCGCATCGTAGAGCGCCCCAGCATCCCCGCTTTGAAAATCGGTGCGCCCACAGCCGCGAATGAACAGCGAGTCCCCCGTCAGCAGATGGGTGCCGTTGACCAAAAACGCGAGGTGACTGTCGGTATGCCCCAAGGTGGCGATCGCCTGAATGGGAATAGCACCGACATAAATGGTGTCTTGATCCTTGAGAAACCCATCGGCACAGTCCGCTTTAGCCTTTTCCGGCACAAGGGTGCGACAACCCGTTTGCTGCCGCAGCTTGCCCGCACCGGTAATATGGTCGGCATGAACATGAGTTTCTAGGCAGTAGCGCAGTTTTAACCCCAACTGCTCCATCAACAGCAGGTCTCGATCCACTTGCTCGAGCACACTATCGACGAGGGCAGCCTCCCCCGTCTTTTCGTCGGCAATGAGATAGGAATAGGTCCACGTGGCTTGGTCAAATAACTGCCGGAATAACATTTGCAACTCCTTATCAACCTTTAGCAACCCGCGGCAAAAGGAACTAATATGATTATATGACCAAGTAGTTAATAATTGTCAAGGGGACAGACAGGGTTCTGCT harbors:
- a CDS encoding MBL fold metallo-hydrolase, with protein sequence MLFRQLFDQATWTYSYLIADEKTGEAALVDSVLEQVDRDLLLMEQLGLKLRYCLETHVHADHITGAGKLRQQTGCRTLVPEKAKADCADGFLKDQDTIYVGAIPIQAIATLGHTDSHLAFLVNGTHLLTGDSLFIRGCGRTDFQSGDAGALYDAVTQRLFTLPEDTLVYPGHDYRGHTVSTIGEEKRFNPRFVGRDRQQFIEFMANLNLPNPQKMMEAVPANERCGLAVAAV